Proteins co-encoded in one Gracilimonas sediminicola genomic window:
- a CDS encoding ATP-binding protein produces the protein MKFIKLAVGALALICSTAPSVGQGFSFQTYYSPEFYGQSGQKGHPQNWTVYQDSNGYIYTGSGNGLNFFDGLNWGFDHIGERGRGLSFFESSNKNIYVSGSTNFGKLIPDSLNRIKYQSISDHFYSKNAEHPSVWSIYEIDGKIYFCHLDGIGVYNPSEKTFSNFQANERFGRASFLKDNTIIIDGDSGLWAFNGSSYSKVSGSEVLGEARLLFGIKVGAEKYLLGTIDKAGTKSELWVYDGKEIQSFDTEVSSYLEEKLLFDAILIDSQTIAIATIYGGVIFTNEDGEILKVFNEKTGLYTNSVFDLFLDREKTLWMGLAEGIQTLQLNSHIQNYSEWAGIEGDVTDIAVEGDNMFVFAYPHIYRKELAVPENVLLFKPIDYQGQIAGFVTFRNRVYLYDNTGLYEIGVDGTLTSLYQGPILEHIEKAKEEETVSFITPTNILIFDGLRFRSREFSAGNEIGYAVKYKQEVFVTIGHKTGGTGIAKIQDGKLNTVPVKFDSSNVIRIIKIGVFDGKLYAGAEGGGSNSGLYEYHSDDQVFRKSEFLGEHPDFLNKQVYNFEQCSQEVIWFTANKKILKVKEVQNEWRVYESPYQQVSKNPKYTMRCAEGGIWIGSTNNLSFIPNKEWNFKSEFRTNITGIYIRNDSLIYGGFGEPQQPIVLPYANNELRFSYAAASYVAPDRNQYQVKLEGFDSDWSTWTSETQKDYTNIPEGEYMFRVRSKNVYDVAGISDAIPFEILPPWYRTWWAYLLYTFTIAGILYLAYKIRINQILRVQRIRNNIASDLHDEVSATLSSISYFAEAIKSDKLKKDKSRFVNLIANSADDAKEKITDIVWAINPEHDDWLSFLSKCRRFTSDLLESKEMDYSLKIDEFIPGKLDMQLRQHLWLIFKEMVTNAVRHSQATQLDVIMKYEDGELKLVVQDNGEGMDVDNVRKGNGLVNIHKRAEQINGEISLKTSEGFGTRWMLKVPL, from the coding sequence ATGAAATTCATCAAATTAGCAGTTGGAGCTTTAGCTTTAATTTGCAGCACAGCCCCATCTGTTGGTCAAGGTTTTTCGTTTCAAACGTACTACTCGCCGGAATTTTATGGCCAGTCTGGACAGAAAGGCCACCCTCAAAACTGGACTGTCTACCAAGATTCAAATGGATATATTTACACAGGCTCTGGTAATGGATTAAATTTTTTTGATGGTTTAAATTGGGGTTTTGATCATATAGGGGAAAGAGGAAGAGGGCTTTCTTTTTTTGAATCATCGAATAAGAACATCTATGTAAGTGGCTCAACAAATTTTGGGAAACTCATTCCTGATTCACTCAATCGGATAAAGTACCAGTCTATTTCAGATCATTTTTATAGTAAAAATGCTGAGCACCCTTCAGTTTGGAGCATTTACGAAATTGATGGCAAGATTTACTTCTGTCATTTAGATGGCATTGGAGTGTATAATCCCTCTGAAAAAACTTTCTCAAATTTTCAGGCAAATGAGAGGTTTGGGAGAGCCTCTTTTCTTAAGGATAATACCATTATTATAGATGGAGATTCAGGTTTGTGGGCTTTCAATGGTAGCTCTTATTCCAAGGTTTCAGGCTCTGAAGTATTAGGAGAAGCGCGTTTACTTTTTGGGATAAAAGTCGGTGCAGAAAAATATCTTCTTGGAACTATAGATAAGGCTGGTACAAAAAGCGAGTTATGGGTTTATGATGGAAAAGAAATACAATCTTTTGATACCGAAGTTTCTTCTTATTTGGAAGAAAAACTACTTTTTGATGCCATTCTAATTGATAGTCAAACCATTGCTATAGCTACTATTTACGGTGGAGTAATTTTTACAAATGAAGACGGAGAGATTCTCAAAGTTTTTAATGAAAAGACCGGGCTTTACACTAATTCTGTATTTGACTTGTTTCTTGACCGTGAAAAAACTCTTTGGATGGGGTTAGCGGAAGGAATTCAAACCCTTCAATTAAATAGCCACATTCAAAACTACTCGGAGTGGGCAGGAATTGAGGGAGATGTAACCGATATAGCTGTTGAAGGAGACAATATGTTTGTATTTGCCTATCCACATATTTACAGAAAGGAACTGGCAGTCCCGGAGAACGTCCTATTATTTAAACCTATTGATTATCAGGGACAAATTGCCGGCTTTGTCACCTTTAGAAACCGTGTGTATCTGTATGACAATACAGGACTTTATGAAATTGGTGTAGATGGAACCTTAACCAGTTTATATCAGGGACCGATTTTAGAGCACATTGAGAAAGCAAAGGAGGAAGAGACTGTTTCATTTATTACGCCTACAAACATATTGATTTTTGATGGGTTACGGTTCAGAAGCCGGGAATTCTCAGCCGGAAATGAAATCGGATACGCCGTGAAGTATAAGCAAGAGGTCTTTGTAACAATTGGCCACAAAACTGGAGGCACAGGAATAGCAAAAATCCAGGACGGAAAACTGAATACAGTTCCTGTTAAGTTTGACAGTTCCAATGTGATAAGAATTATTAAGATTGGAGTTTTCGACGGTAAACTATATGCCGGTGCTGAGGGAGGTGGTAGCAATTCGGGCTTGTATGAATATCATTCTGATGATCAGGTATTCCGGAAAAGTGAATTTCTTGGTGAACATCCTGATTTTCTAAACAAACAAGTCTATAATTTTGAGCAGTGTTCACAAGAAGTGATATGGTTTACAGCGAATAAGAAAATATTGAAGGTCAAAGAAGTACAGAATGAATGGAGAGTTTATGAATCTCCCTATCAACAAGTAAGCAAGAACCCGAAGTATACGATGAGGTGCGCAGAAGGCGGCATTTGGATTGGAAGTACAAATAACTTGTCCTTCATTCCCAATAAAGAATGGAATTTTAAATCTGAATTTCGAACCAATATTACTGGAATCTATATTCGTAATGACTCGCTGATTTATGGAGGCTTCGGTGAACCGCAGCAGCCCATTGTTTTACCCTATGCCAATAACGAGCTCAGGTTTAGTTATGCAGCTGCCAGTTATGTGGCCCCTGACCGGAACCAGTACCAGGTGAAGCTGGAAGGATTTGATTCAGACTGGAGCACATGGACGTCCGAAACCCAGAAAGATTATACCAACATCCCGGAAGGGGAATATATGTTCAGGGTCCGCAGTAAGAATGTGTATGATGTAGCAGGGATTAGTGATGCTATTCCGTTTGAAATCCTCCCACCCTGGTACCGAACCTGGTGGGCCTATTTGTTATACACGTTTACCATTGCAGGGATTTTATACCTGGCTTATAAAATCAGGATTAATCAGATTCTTCGGGTACAGCGAATACGGAATAATATTGCCAGCGATCTGCACGATGAAGTAAGCGCCACGCTTAGCAGCATCAGTTACTTTGCAGAGGCTATTAAAAGCGATAAACTGAAAAAAGACAAAAGCCGGTTTGTTAACTTAATTGCCAACAGCGCGGATGACGCCAAAGAAAAAATCACCGACATCGTGTGGGCTATAAACCCGGAGCACGACGATTGGCTGTCTTTTCTTTCAAAGTGCCGCCGTTTTACGTCAGATCTGTTGGAAAGTAAAGAGATGGACTATAGCCTCAAGATTGATGAGTTCATTCCCGGTAAGCTGGACATGCAATTACGTCAACATCTGTGGCTGATCTTTAAGGAAATGGTAACCAATGCCGTACGTCATTCACAAGCTACACAGCTGGATGTAATCATGAAGTATGAAGACGGCGAGTTAAAACTGGTGGTTCAGGACAATGGAGAAGGCATGGATGTGGACAACGTTCGAAAAGGGAACGGGCTGGTAAACATCCACAAACGGGCTGAGCAGATAAACGGAGAAATTTCTCTGAAAACATCCGAAGGATTTGGAACCCGTTGGATGTTAAAAGT